Proteins found in one Massilia sp. H6 genomic segment:
- a CDS encoding cytochrome b N-terminal domain-containing protein, which translates to MAGAFKETKLPDTAPAGQKALAWVDDRFPLSKLWNDQWGKYYAPKNFNFWYIFGSLAMLVLVLQIVTGIFLTMHYKPDANLAFGSVEYIMREVPWGWLVRYMHSTGASMFFIVVYLHMARGLMYGSYRKPRELIWIFGFAIFLCLMAEAFFGYLLPWGQMSYWGAQVIVNLFGAIPLIGPDLSLWIRGDYVVSDATLNRFFAFHVIALPLVILGLVAAHLIALHEVGSNNPDGIDIKDNIGPDGHPVDAIPSHPYYSTKDFFGVSVFLLIFSAIVFFAPEMGGYFLEYNNFLPADSMKTPAHIAPTWYFTPFYSVLRATTADFMYVMMAAVAAYVVFIWLKSRLAFRTKLIVAAIGLVLVIGMLPQVLDAKFWGVVLFGSSVMIIALLPWLDHSPVRSIRYRPDWHKYVYIVFGLCFVILGYLGTQLPTTAYTLISQVATLLYFAFFLLMPWWSTMGRFKPVPTRVTFTPH; encoded by the coding sequence ATGGCAGGCGCATTCAAAGAAACGAAGCTCCCGGACACCGCACCGGCCGGCCAGAAGGCCCTGGCCTGGGTTGACGACCGGTTCCCGCTGTCGAAGCTGTGGAACGACCAGTGGGGCAAGTACTACGCTCCGAAAAATTTCAACTTCTGGTACATCTTCGGCTCGCTGGCGATGCTGGTGCTGGTGCTGCAGATCGTTACCGGCATCTTCCTGACCATGCACTACAAGCCGGACGCCAACCTGGCCTTCGGTTCGGTCGAATACATCATGCGCGAAGTGCCGTGGGGCTGGCTGGTGCGCTACATGCACTCGACCGGCGCCTCGATGTTCTTCATCGTGGTCTACCTGCACATGGCACGCGGCCTGATGTATGGCTCTTACCGCAAGCCGCGCGAACTGATCTGGATTTTTGGCTTTGCGATCTTCTTGTGCCTGATGGCCGAGGCCTTCTTTGGCTACCTGCTGCCATGGGGCCAGATGTCGTACTGGGGCGCACAAGTGATCGTCAACCTGTTCGGCGCGATCCCGCTGATCGGCCCTGACCTGTCGCTCTGGATCCGCGGCGACTATGTCGTCTCCGACGCCACCCTGAACCGCTTCTTCGCCTTCCACGTCATCGCGCTGCCGCTGGTGATCCTGGGCCTGGTCGCCGCCCACCTGATCGCGCTGCACGAAGTCGGTTCGAACAACCCGGACGGCATCGACATCAAGGACAACATCGGTCCGGATGGCCATCCGGTCGATGCGATCCCGTCGCACCCGTACTATTCGACCAAGGACTTCTTCGGCGTGTCGGTATTCCTGCTGATTTTCTCGGCAATCGTGTTCTTTGCGCCCGAGATGGGCGGCTACTTCCTGGAATACAACAACTTCCTGCCGGCCGATTCGATGAAAACCCCGGCGCACATCGCGCCGACCTGGTACTTCACGCCGTTCTACTCGGTACTGCGCGCCACCACCGCCGACTTCATGTACGTGATGATGGCCGCCGTCGCCGCCTACGTCGTGTTTATCTGGCTCAAGTCGCGCCTGGCCTTCCGCACCAAGCTGATCGTCGCTGCGATCGGCCTGGTGCTGGTGATCGGCATGCTGCCACAGGTGCTGGATGCGAAATTCTGGGGCGTGGTGCTGTTCGGTTCGTCGGTGATGATTATTGCCCTGCTGCCATGGCTCGACCATTCGCCGGTGCGCTCGATCCGCTACCGTCCTGACTGGCACAAGTACGTGTACATCGTCTTCGGGCTGTGCTTCGTGATCCTTGGCTACCTCGGTACCCAGCTGCCGACCACCGCCTACACGCTGATCTCGCAAGTGGCGACCCTGCTGTACTTTGCGTTCTTCCTGTTGATGCCGTGGTGGAGCACGATGGGCCGGTTCAAGCCGGTGCCAACGCGCGTGACCTTCACGCCCCACTGA
- the petA gene encoding ubiquinol-cytochrome c reductase iron-sulfur subunit encodes MSNEKQVDSGRRGLLVATCAAGGVVGVSTAGVLVSTFQPSERAKAAGAPVEVDIADVKPGEMKVVEWRGKPVWILRRTPEMMATLEKDTGELADPHSEKEYQLPTPEYAKNPFRARTEHKEVLVTVGICSHLGCSPSSRLASGPQPNLPDDWPGGFLCPCHGSTFDLSARVFKNKPAPTNMDVPPYMYLSDTRMVIGKDEKGEA; translated from the coding sequence ATGAGTAACGAAAAACAGGTCGATTCAGGCCGACGCGGGCTGCTCGTCGCTACATGCGCGGCAGGCGGCGTCGTTGGAGTATCCACGGCGGGCGTCCTCGTCAGTACCTTCCAGCCGTCCGAGCGTGCGAAAGCCGCCGGTGCTCCGGTCGAGGTCGATATCGCGGACGTCAAGCCGGGGGAAATGAAGGTCGTCGAATGGCGCGGCAAGCCGGTATGGATCCTGCGCCGCACGCCCGAAATGATGGCCACCCTCGAGAAAGATACGGGCGAGCTGGCCGACCCGCACTCCGAGAAGGAGTACCAGCTGCCGACGCCGGAATACGCCAAGAACCCTTTCCGCGCGCGTACCGAACACAAGGAAGTGCTGGTCACGGTTGGGATCTGCTCCCACCTTGGCTGCTCGCCGTCGTCGCGCCTGGCCTCCGGCCCCCAGCCGAACCTGCCCGACGACTGGCCGGGCGGCTTCCTGTGCCCTTGCCACGGCTCGACCTTCGACCTGTCCGCGCGCGTGTTCAAGAACAAGCCGGCGCCGACCAATATGGACGTCCCACCGTACATGTACCTGTCCGATACGCGCATGGTGATCGGCAAAGACGAGAAAGGCGAGGCGTAA
- the mscL gene encoding large conductance mechanosensitive channel protein MscL, which translates to MSMVEEFKKFVTRGNVVDLAVGVIIGGAFGRIVDSLVKDIIMPPIGALLGGLDFANYYVPLNGQGTSLPLLEAQKAGAVLAYGNFLTILLNFILLAFVIFQMVRMVNRLRKPVVPPTVAEAEEIRLLREIRDALTK; encoded by the coding sequence ATGAGCATGGTGGAAGAGTTTAAAAAGTTCGTAACGCGAGGCAACGTCGTCGATCTTGCCGTCGGCGTGATCATTGGCGGCGCGTTCGGGCGGATTGTCGATTCTCTGGTCAAGGACATCATTATGCCGCCGATCGGAGCGTTGTTGGGTGGCCTCGATTTCGCCAATTATTATGTGCCCCTGAACGGCCAGGGCACAAGTTTGCCACTGCTCGAGGCGCAGAAAGCCGGCGCCGTGCTCGCTTACGGCAATTTCTTGACCATCCTCCTGAACTTTATCCTGCTGGCGTTTGTCATCTTTCAGATGGTGCGCATGGTGAACCGCCTGCGCAAGCCGGTCGTCCCCCCCACCGTGGCCGAGGCTGAAGAAATCCGGCTCCTGCGCGAAATTCGTGACGCGTTGACAAAGTGA
- a CDS encoding Do family serine endopeptidase → MKDGNLTPIQPVRPVRRLWLLFAQTVTVALAIYVVVAAMRPEWLERAPTQVTIGTAGKAVPVLQGPPLPASGSYRDAAGRAMPAVVNILTSKASRETHPLMKDPLFRRFFGDRLPPEEQLASLGSGVIVSGDGYILTNNHVVEGADAIEVGLADGRKIAARIVGTDPETDLAVIRISARDLPVMVLGDPERARVGDVVLAIGNPFGVGQTVTLGIISALGRNNLHINHFENFIQTDAAINFGNSGGALVDTNGQLLGINSAIYSQTGGSVGIGFAIPVNTAKTVLDSIVQHGTVVRGWIGVESQDITPELARSFSLGRESGTIIAGVVRGGPAHRAGVQPGDILVAVGAKPVANTREMLNLIAQLEPGEQAQLRILRKNREATLDVTVGTRPRPPQ, encoded by the coding sequence GTGAAAGACGGCAACCTCACTCCCATCCAGCCAGTCCGCCCCGTCAGGCGGCTGTGGCTGCTATTTGCCCAGACAGTCACGGTCGCGCTGGCCATTTATGTCGTGGTGGCCGCGATGCGTCCCGAATGGCTCGAACGCGCCCCCACGCAAGTGACAATCGGCACCGCGGGCAAGGCCGTGCCAGTCCTGCAGGGGCCGCCCCTGCCGGCCAGCGGCAGCTACCGCGATGCCGCCGGACGCGCCATGCCGGCGGTCGTCAATATCCTCACCAGCAAGGCGTCGCGCGAGACCCATCCGCTGATGAAAGACCCGTTATTCCGGCGTTTCTTCGGCGACCGCCTGCCGCCCGAGGAGCAGCTGGCCAGTCTCGGCTCGGGCGTGATCGTCAGTGGCGATGGCTATATCCTGACCAATAACCACGTGGTCGAAGGCGCCGATGCCATCGAAGTCGGACTGGCCGATGGGCGCAAGATCGCGGCGCGCATCGTCGGCACCGACCCTGAGACCGACCTGGCCGTGATCCGCATCTCGGCGCGCGACCTGCCGGTGATGGTGCTGGGCGACCCCGAGCGGGCGCGCGTTGGCGACGTGGTGCTGGCCATCGGCAACCCGTTCGGGGTTGGCCAGACGGTCACGCTGGGCATCATTTCTGCGCTCGGGCGCAACAACCTGCACATCAACCACTTTGAAAACTTCATCCAGACCGATGCCGCGATCAATTTCGGCAACTCCGGCGGGGCGCTGGTCGATACCAATGGCCAGCTGCTCGGGATTAATTCGGCGATTTATTCGCAGACCGGCGGCTCGGTTGGCATCGGGTTTGCCATTCCTGTCAACACGGCAAAGACCGTGCTTGACTCGATCGTCCAGCACGGCACGGTGGTGCGCGGCTGGATCGGCGTCGAATCCCAGGACATCACGCCCGAACTGGCCCGCAGTTTCAGCCTGGGCCGCGAGAGCGGCACCATCATCGCCGGGGTGGTGCGCGGCGGCCCGGCCCACCGCGCCGGGGTGCAGCCGGGCGACATCCTGGTTGCCGTCGGCGCAAAGCCGGTGGCCAATACCCGCGAGATGCTCAACCTGATCGCTCAGCTCGAGCCGGGAGAACAGGCGCAACTCCGTATCCTGCGCAAGAACCGCGAGGCCACGCTCGACGTTACCGTCGGCACGCGCCCACGCCCGCCCCAGTAA
- a CDS encoding DUF2461 domain-containing protein → MHLRDLTQFLSELSENNNRPWFIMNKPRYDILRAEFLDVVTELIRELGSFDKQVAGCDPKKAMFRIHRDVRFAKDKRPYKTHFSAGIAPLDKRRPSAAGGPTYYFHIEPNGNLLFGAGEYLPPAPRLKAIREHLVNDAPGFTKMLKNKHLRTTYGDLQQEDKLQRPPKGVDPNHPLVEYLKLKSFFVWVEVPLLLNAPELLVPQLASGMKDAFALVSWLRTVPQQHDEPQ, encoded by the coding sequence ATGCACCTGCGCGACCTGACGCAATTTTTAAGCGAGCTCAGCGAAAACAACAACCGCCCCTGGTTCATCATGAACAAGCCGCGCTACGACATCCTGCGCGCGGAATTCCTCGACGTCGTCACCGAGCTGATCCGCGAACTGGGCAGCTTCGACAAGCAGGTGGCCGGCTGCGACCCCAAGAAGGCGATGTTCCGCATTCACCGCGACGTGCGCTTTGCCAAGGACAAGCGGCCCTATAAAACCCATTTCTCGGCTGGCATCGCACCGCTCGACAAGCGCCGCCCGAGCGCGGCCGGTGGTCCGACCTATTATTTCCACATCGAGCCCAATGGCAATTTGCTGTTTGGGGCCGGCGAATACCTGCCGCCGGCGCCACGCTTGAAGGCGATCCGCGAGCATCTCGTCAACGATGCGCCAGGCTTCACCAAAATGTTGAAGAATAAGCATCTACGGACGACCTATGGCGACTTGCAGCAAGAAGACAAGCTGCAGCGTCCTCCAAAAGGTGTCGATCCGAATCATCCCCTGGTCGAATACCTGAAGCTCAAGAGCTTTTTCGTCTGGGTCGAGGTGCCGCTGCTGCTGAACGCACCCGAGCTACTGGTGCCGCAACTGGCCAGCGGCATGAAGGACGCATTCGCGCTGGTCAGCTGGCTGCGCACGGTGCCGCAACAGCACGACGAGCCGCAATAA
- a CDS encoding cupin domain-containing protein, which translates to MALQHAVSGERIALQRDDTDIAHFTSIALIKTDHLELIRLVLPKEKPMPEHRLEGEMTLVCLEGEIAVDAHGRTTILQPNEMVYLAGGEPHAIRANQDAVALMTILLGQGRSGGAASEARAARPDSTGPA; encoded by the coding sequence ATGGCCTTGCAACATGCAGTTTCGGGCGAACGTATTGCCTTGCAGCGCGACGACACCGACATCGCCCATTTCACCTCGATTGCACTGATCAAGACCGATCACCTGGAATTGATCCGCTTGGTGCTGCCGAAAGAAAAGCCGATGCCTGAGCACCGGTTGGAGGGCGAAATGACGCTGGTCTGCCTCGAGGGCGAAATTGCGGTTGACGCGCATGGCCGCACCACCATCCTGCAGCCCAACGAGATGGTCTACCTGGCGGGCGGAGAGCCGCATGCGATCCGGGCAAACCAGGATGCGGTGGCCTTGATGACCATTTTGCTGGGACAGGGGCGCTCGGGTGGGGCGGCCAGCGAAGCCAGGGCCGCCAGACCCGATTCCACCGGTCCAGCCTAG
- a CDS encoding NAD(P)H-dependent glycerol-3-phosphate dehydrogenase, whose amino-acid sequence MQQTKNISKITVLGAGAWGTAVAIALADRHDVLLWGRNPEQMAETAAARENLHYLPGFALPASLRVGADLEAALAHVIDAHEDEAPLLILACPVAGLRPLLQQLKGRAIPNVVWLCKGFEAGTGLLPHQVVLEILGETVPGAALSGPSFAQEVARALPCALSVASTSGALRERVVAAAHGNNLRVYACDDIVGVEVGGAVKNVMAIATGAADGLGLGLNARAALITRGLAEITRLGVTLGAQPGTFMGLSGMGDLILTCTGDLSRNRRVGLALAQGKQLDTIVAELGHVAEGVPCAKSVRALAQRLGVDMPITDAVAAVLFEGVAATEMAQQLLARDPRDEVA is encoded by the coding sequence ATGCAACAAACAAAAAACATTTCCAAGATTACCGTCCTCGGCGCTGGCGCCTGGGGCACCGCCGTAGCGATTGCGCTGGCGGACCGCCACGACGTTTTGCTGTGGGGACGCAACCCAGAACAGATGGCCGAGACCGCTGCCGCGCGCGAGAACCTGCATTACCTGCCGGGCTTTGCGCTGCCTGCCAGCCTGCGCGTCGGCGCCGATCTCGAAGCCGCGCTGGCGCATGTCATCGATGCCCACGAAGACGAAGCGCCGCTGCTGATCCTGGCCTGCCCGGTGGCCGGCCTGCGCCCGCTGCTGCAACAATTGAAGGGCCGCGCGATTCCCAACGTCGTGTGGCTGTGCAAGGGCTTCGAAGCCGGCACCGGCCTGCTGCCGCACCAGGTCGTGCTCGAAATACTGGGCGAGACGGTACCCGGCGCGGCGCTGTCCGGGCCATCGTTTGCCCAAGAAGTCGCGCGCGCCCTGCCCTGCGCGCTGAGCGTGGCGTCGACCTCGGGCGCGCTGCGCGAGCGCGTGGTTGCCGCAGCCCACGGCAACAACCTGCGGGTCTATGCCTGCGACGACATCGTCGGCGTGGAAGTCGGCGGCGCAGTGAAAAACGTGATGGCGATCGCCACCGGCGCGGCCGACGGACTGGGGCTGGGCCTGAACGCGCGTGCGGCCTTGATCACGCGTGGACTGGCCGAGATCACCCGCCTGGGCGTAACCCTGGGCGCCCAACCCGGCACCTTCATGGGTTTGAGCGGCATGGGTGACCTGATCCTGACTTGCACGGGCGATTTGTCGCGCAACCGGCGCGTCGGGCTGGCGCTGGCGCAAGGCAAGCAGCTCGATACCATCGTGGCCGAACTCGGGCATGTCGCGGAAGGCGTTCCCTGCGCCAAGTCGGTGCGCGCGCTGGCGCAGCGGCTGGGCGTGGACATGCCGATCACCGACGCCGTGGCGGCGGTACTGTTCGAAGGGGTAGCGGCAACCGAGATGGCGCAGCAGTTGCTGGCACGCGATCCGAGGGATGAGGTAGCGTAA
- a CDS encoding SH3 domain-containing protein, with protein MFPFCRLACVLVLAAPSALAAEFRSVGPAPVILYDTPTTRGVKLYIAPRAMPLQVVLSYGDWVKVRDVSGELAWTEATGLRARRNVLVSTPGARVFAAPDESAAVLMTADKGVVLELVDPTASTWVRVRHRDGIMGFVRPSDVWGL; from the coding sequence ATGTTCCCATTTTGCCGCCTTGCATGCGTGCTCGTCCTGGCAGCACCGTCAGCGCTCGCGGCCGAATTTCGCAGCGTCGGCCCGGCCCCGGTGATCCTGTACGACACCCCCACTACCAGGGGCGTCAAGCTGTACATCGCCCCGCGCGCCATGCCGCTGCAGGTAGTGCTCAGCTATGGCGACTGGGTCAAGGTACGCGACGTGAGTGGCGAACTGGCCTGGACCGAAGCGACCGGCCTGCGGGCCCGCCGCAACGTGCTCGTCAGCACGCCCGGGGCCAGGGTATTTGCCGCGCCGGACGAATCTGCAGCTGTGCTCATGACTGCCGACAAGGGCGTCGTACTCGAACTGGTCGACCCGACCGCATCGACCTGGGTGCGCGTGCGCCATCGCGATGGCATCATGGGCTTCGTGCGCCCGTCCGACGTCTGGGGCCTGTAA
- the secB gene encoding protein-export chaperone SecB, protein MSDENLQPVFQIQRVYLKDMSLEQPNSPAIFLEQEAPTIEVSLDVGADSLADGIYESTVTITVTAKVKDKVAFLVEGKQAGIFEARNIPADQMDPLLGIGCPNIVYPYLRANIADVISRAGFPPVHLAEINFEAFYQQRQQAMTEAAAAPAQ, encoded by the coding sequence ATGTCCGACGAAAACCTGCAACCAGTCTTCCAAATCCAACGCGTCTATCTGAAAGACATGTCGCTGGAGCAACCGAATTCCCCGGCAATCTTCCTTGAGCAGGAAGCTCCGACCATCGAAGTGTCGCTCGACGTCGGTGCCGACAGCCTGGCCGACGGCATCTACGAGTCGACCGTGACCATCACCGTCACCGCCAAGGTCAAGGACAAGGTCGCTTTCCTGGTCGAAGGCAAGCAGGCTGGCATCTTCGAAGCGCGCAACATCCCTGCTGACCAGATGGATCCGCTGCTGGGAATCGGTTGCCCGAACATCGTCTACCCATATCTGCGCGCCAACATCGCCGACGTGATCAGCCGCGCTGGCTTCCCGCCGGTACACCTGGCCGAGATCAACTTCGAAGCCTTTTACCAGCAGCGCCAGCAGGCAATGACCGAAGCTGCCGCAGCACCGGCGCAGTAA
- the grxC gene encoding glutaredoxin 3: MAAHVVLYHTASCPYCVRAERLLEGKGVTEIERIRVDLDPEQRQIMMQRTGRRTVPQIYVGDTHVGGFDDLYALDQAGRLDAMLQGA, from the coding sequence ATGGCTGCACACGTCGTCCTGTACCACACCGCCAGCTGCCCATACTGCGTCCGCGCCGAGCGCCTGCTCGAAGGCAAAGGCGTGACCGAGATCGAACGCATCCGCGTTGACCTGGACCCGGAGCAACGCCAGATCATGATGCAGCGCACCGGCCGCCGCACCGTGCCGCAAATCTACGTGGGCGATACCCACGTGGGCGGCTTCGACGACCTGTATGCGCTCGACCAGGCCGGCCGGCTCGATGCCATGCTCCAGGGCGCCTGA
- a CDS encoding rhodanese-like domain-containing protein, producing the protein MNFIIDNIFVVAIAVVSGAALLWPALAPRGKRASPLQATQMINRGKTVVLDVRSADEFAAGHVRDAKNIPLADLGNRIGELDKSKGRTIIVVCQNGARADKAVRQLQAAGFEEAHALEGGLAAWTAAGLPVTK; encoded by the coding sequence GTGAATTTCATTATCGATAATATCTTCGTTGTGGCAATCGCTGTCGTTTCGGGCGCTGCCCTGCTCTGGCCAGCCCTGGCGCCGCGCGGCAAGCGCGCCTCGCCGCTGCAGGCCACGCAGATGATCAACCGTGGCAAGACCGTCGTGCTGGACGTGCGCAGCGCCGACGAATTCGCAGCCGGCCATGTGCGCGACGCAAAAAACATCCCACTGGCAGACTTGGGCAATCGTATCGGCGAACTGGACAAGTCCAAGGGCCGCACCATCATCGTCGTGTGCCAGAACGGCGCGCGCGCCGACAAGGCGGTGCGCCAGCTCCAGGCTGCCGGCTTCGAAGAAGCGCATGCGCTCGAAGGCGGCCTGGCGGCATGGACCGCGGCTGGTTTGCCGGTAACCAAGTAA
- the gpmA gene encoding 2,3-diphosphoglycerate-dependent phosphoglycerate mutase — protein MYKIVFMRHGESTWNLANRFTGWVDVDLTEKGIQEAKNAGRALRDAGFTFDLTYTSVLKRAIRTLWLAMDEMDAMYLPVKNDWRLNERHYGALQGLDKAETAAKYGDEQVLVWRRSYDTPPPALAADDERTSFHDPRYAGLDKAQIPLTECLKDTVARVMPCWNEEIAPAIRAGKNILVSAHGNSLRAIIKMLDNISDTDIVGLNIPNGQPLVYELDADLKPIKSYYLGDQAAIAAAVAAVANQGKAK, from the coding sequence ATGTACAAAATCGTATTCATGCGCCACGGCGAATCCACCTGGAACCTGGCCAACCGGTTCACCGGCTGGGTCGACGTCGACCTGACCGAAAAAGGCATCCAAGAGGCCAAGAACGCTGGCCGCGCGCTGCGCGACGCTGGCTTCACCTTCGACCTGACCTATACCTCGGTGCTCAAGCGCGCCATCCGTACCCTGTGGCTGGCCATGGACGAGATGGACGCGATGTATTTGCCGGTCAAGAACGACTGGCGCCTGAACGAGCGCCACTATGGCGCCCTGCAGGGTCTGGACAAGGCTGAAACGGCAGCGAAATACGGCGACGAGCAGGTGCTGGTCTGGCGCCGCAGCTACGACACCCCGCCCCCGGCCCTGGCTGCCGACGACGAGCGCACCTCGTTCCACGACCCGCGCTATGCCGGCCTGGACAAGGCGCAGATTCCCTTGACCGAATGCCTGAAAGACACCGTGGCGCGCGTCATGCCTTGCTGGAACGAGGAAATCGCGCCTGCAATCCGTGCTGGCAAGAACATCCTGGTCTCGGCCCACGGCAACAGCCTGCGCGCCATCATCAAGATGCTGGACAACATCAGCGACACCGATATCGTCGGCCTGAACATTCCAAACGGCCAGCCGCTGGTGTACGAACTCGATGCCGATCTCAAGCCGATCAAGAGCTATTACCTGGGCGACCAGGCCGCCATCGCCGCTGCCGTCGCGGCCGTGGCCAACCAAGGGAAGGCCAAGTAA
- a CDS encoding murein hydrolase activator EnvC, with translation MAIALSSPAYAQRQTDRSRQKVTAEKQRAGIQQQLKAIKREIARTESEKEDAADELAESEAAISDANRALRDLAEEQDLTSTRVNALAQEQAQLGQTIVNQKKQLSSLLREHYVAGNEDRIKLLLSGDNPNRINRDLQLMAYVSQAQARLLASLRTNLAQVEANRDKVENAQQELQEIADEQRDQKALLEKEKGRRTALLQNLSTKLSDQRKQADRLQRDEQRMSGLVDRLTRLLREQAEAEQRRQVALAAARAKAQAEEKARALARAKLAAERAERERIARQNAKPGTKPAPEPEPEPPQVAEQAKPVEKPAAEITLAPAAPSGAFASLRGRLSAPVSGSIAARFGARRGEGPTWKGMFIKAPEGTEIRAVGSGRVVHADWMRGFGNLIIIDHGGEYLSIYGNNSALLKRPGDMVRAGEAVASAGNTGGNAESGLYFELRHRGKAFDPASWIKF, from the coding sequence ATGGCCATCGCGCTGTCCAGCCCTGCCTACGCCCAACGCCAGACCGACCGCAGCCGCCAGAAGGTGACGGCGGAAAAGCAGCGCGCCGGGATCCAGCAGCAGCTCAAGGCGATCAAGCGCGAGATCGCCCGCACCGAAAGCGAGAAAGAAGACGCGGCCGACGAGCTGGCCGAGTCCGAGGCCGCCATTTCCGACGCCAACCGCGCGCTGCGCGATCTGGCCGAAGAGCAAGACCTTACCAGCACCCGCGTCAACGCCCTGGCGCAGGAACAGGCGCAGCTCGGACAAACAATTGTTAATCAAAAGAAACAATTGTCCAGTCTCTTGCGCGAGCACTACGTGGCCGGTAACGAAGACCGGATCAAGCTGCTGCTGTCCGGCGACAATCCGAACCGCATCAACCGCGACCTGCAGCTGATGGCCTATGTCTCGCAAGCCCAGGCCAGGCTGCTCGCTTCGCTGCGCACCAATCTGGCCCAGGTCGAAGCCAACCGCGACAAGGTCGAGAACGCCCAACAAGAGCTGCAAGAAATCGCCGATGAGCAGCGCGACCAGAAAGCGCTGTTGGAAAAGGAAAAAGGGCGGCGCACTGCGCTGCTGCAGAATTTATCGACCAAGCTGTCCGACCAGCGCAAGCAGGCCGACCGCCTGCAGCGCGACGAACAGCGCATGAGCGGCCTGGTCGACCGTTTGACGCGTCTGCTGCGAGAGCAGGCCGAGGCCGAGCAGCGCCGCCAGGTGGCGCTGGCTGCTGCCAGGGCCAAGGCACAAGCCGAGGAAAAAGCCCGCGCGCTGGCACGCGCCAAGCTCGCGGCCGAGCGGGCCGAACGCGAACGTATTGCGCGCCAAAACGCCAAACCGGGCACCAAGCCAGCACCCGAGCCTGAGCCCGAGCCACCGCAAGTGGCCGAGCAAGCCAAGCCGGTCGAGAAACCGGCGGCCGAGATCACGCTGGCCCCGGCAGCGCCAAGCGGCGCCTTTGCCAGCCTGCGCGGACGCCTGAGCGCGCCGGTTAGCGGCAGCATTGCTGCCAGGTTCGGCGCCCGCCGTGGCGAAGGGCCGACCTGGAAAGGCATGTTCATCAAGGCACCCGAAGGAACCGAGATCCGCGCGGTCGGATCGGGGCGCGTGGTGCACGCCGACTGGATGCGCGGCTTCGGCAACCTGATCATCATCGACCACGGCGGCGAGTACCTGTCGATCTACGGAAACAACTCGGCGCTGCTGAAACGCCCGGGCGACATGGTGCGCGCTGGCGAGGCCGTTGCGAGTGCCGGCAACACCGGCGGCAACGCGGAATCGGGGCTATACTTTGAACTCAGGCATCGCGGCAAGGCCTTCGATCCGGCAAGCTGGATCAAATTCTAA